ATAGTAAGAAGCTTTTATAATTTTCCGATGAGAGCAGGAATGTGAACCTTTTGCTAACTGctcaattaaaactttaaaaagtaattttatgtgaCTTGGAAGAACCTGTACTTTCCATTTGATTTCACTTTCTCCAAATGCCTGGGGCACATGCACATTGGCCTGTGTGGTTTTCCGTAAGTTAACAGGGGAATACTCTTGAGAAAGGAATACTGATTACATGAAATTAGctgtaaatataaaaaaaattcagtttgcCATTGTAAATGTTACAGATaacaaattttaaagtttatatatgttgattttttttgcttccaagaattaaatgatattttactgtgcacttttttttttctctcaagacCTGTAAAATGTAACTGTTAAGGACTTGACACTTTGTtcaagataaaaattttaattatctttGTATAAAAACAAGTTAAAGTTTCTTTTCACAGCACCTTCGTTCCTTTACATATGACAATATAGTAAGGAGTTAACTCTTAGCTGCCCTTATGTATGTGTTCACTTTGTTAATATTGCATGTCAGCTAGTAAAACCAttttaaattggaaaaataaGATGAGGTATTCCAAGAAATTCTTTCATAGCTAATATTTTATAGAGGTTTATATACCTTTTTAGATGACATTTGAACTAGTAGACTAACTTCTGAATGAGAGCATTCcagtgtggggtgggtggggacaAGACAGCACTTTACCTCTAGATGCCCTTCTAGGATTTAAGAGGCATCATCAGTAAACATTCTTTCCTTTGGCTGGAAAACCTGAAAGCTAACGAACCCAGCAAAGAAGAActtaagaaggagagagagaaagctgtgcTTAGCAAGAGTGAAGAGAGAACcagggggaagaagaaggaggatgaaaagaaagggaagaaggctGACTCAGACACATCCCGGAAAGCATCCCCTAGAGATaagaaggacagagagatggagaaagccAATCCAGACAGAAGTGCTAAATCCAAGGAAAATTGGAGAAAAGCTGCAGAAACCAAGGCTGTTCCTAATAAAGTGGCTTCCAGAGACAAAGGcgacaggaaaggaagaaaccctTCCGGGCATGCTCATGTAGCAAAGGAAAGTAACCAGAAGAGAAAGaactgaaagagaaagaactaCGGCCATCACCACCCAACGACGGTGCCGTTCTTGACTCCGGTTTGCtgctaaaaggcagagaaaatctGGAGTTGCTCTGGTTGGGGAGGATGATACATATTAGCCACTGAATGTGCTTATTGGTGCTCAAATTCTGTTAAACAAATATATCTTGTCATGCTTCTACGTTAGAAAGAGATGAAACTTTGCAAGTGTTACAAAATGTAATAACCTCTATTTTTACTGGTATATTGATCATGTATTCagattaaatatgtatataatatgatTTATAAtggttttattaatatattaaatactCCCATTGGGGCGAGTAAGAAAGAATCTGGAGATATGAGTAGTATGTCTGTGCATGGAGGTAAGCTAGGCCTGGCCTTCCCACTCTACTCCCTTCCTGCCTGTCTAACGGCTGTCCTCACTCTCAGGTCTCCGGTGTCAGTCCCAGGCTCACTGCCTTGgagcccctccctccttcctcattCATTGGGCTTCTTCCACATTCCCTTTCCCTTCTACCTCTATCTCTTCCACTTCTGGCCAAGGTTCAGTTCTCCCAGCCTTACACCTTGTCTCTGACCCTTAGACCTCCTCAGTTGCCCTCCCTGCCCTCCCGATCTTCCTGTTTTACCTCTTCCTTCCATTACatagaacaaaaccaaaccagaaaaccTTTTTACCCCATACTGGACACACCATTCTGAGTTCTGTGTGTGTGGTCAGGAATTAAAGAGTTTTATCAAGTAGAACATTTCCAAATGTATCTGTTTATGTGAGCTTCATCGACTCCGAGTCATTGAAAGGCTTTTGCTTCACTGTGGTATTTACATGGTATACTATTTTACAGTTGTTGTGATTAGATGACATAGATTCTCATGTGTGTATCATGACTGTTTACCATTTCCAGAGAACCACAAACTTGAGATCAGAATTCAACCTAACCTAAGCAATTAATAAAGGAAATCTTAATGAGACAGGCATTTCTACATGGTGTGTGCTGGTCTGTGCATGATGCTTAAATCTATCTTTTAATTATGTGCTGATTAAAAAATCTGAGCCAAGTGTGATGCCTCGTGCtagtaatcccaacacttgggagatagaggcaggaggaccaggagtttgaGATCTTCCTTGGACTACATAGGAAGCCCAGCCTAGGCTATATTaggaccccatctcaaacaaaaaaaaaataattataaacaaaaatgaaagtaacTTGATAGTAGAATAAAAATGCTACTaggaagattttaatttttaaaataatttacttttcaaataaaGAACTTAGAAATGGGCATTTTTTTTGGCTGGGGGCTGGTTCAAAGGTACTAAAACTGGATGTGAGTAAACTTAAATGTTTTCTGAAcaaacatttgtctttttttcccttaaaagcCAGCAGCTTTTGCGACTTATAAACACGTAAACATTTAACTGTAATAAATCCCAGCTCACACAGGTGAATCACAACAGAGGAGACTTTCTGGACACACACCAAGATCTCTGTTATATTCTTACACTAAACACAAAGacccaaagaaattaaaaaatgtggtGACTTATTCTCTGTGTTGGCAGTCAAgatcttgtgtttttgttttgttttattttcaccaAATATCAAACCATGGGTACACACAAAACCAGGGAGTCCGTGGCTCTATTGACTGTAGCTTCAGGTTGATGGATTCCTCAGTTCAGATCTGTGATGAAAGGTTGTCCTTCCTACTTCGATTTCCAACATCTTGGTCCTACTTGTAAGACACAAGCACATAACACACAAGGAGACTTCAATAGGCCTGAGAGATACTGTCTTAGTTCTCTGGAGGGTTCTGGAGGAACAAACTCTCTAGGAGAATCTGTTAGATATTTTCTGTGGACTACAGGAATTTGAGGTGGGGCATGAATCAGTGACAGAAAGCTTTTTAACATATTCCACTCACAAAGGGGCTTCTGGGACACCCGAGAACATGCCaggataaatgaaagaaaacatctaCCTAATTATAGTTACAGTGTCTTCAAAATATATCCTGGTGCTAGATCTTTCTGCTGAGACAAAAAAAATTACTTGTAAGAAATTTAATGCTTTCCCTATAAATGATTCCCTCACTCCTTGCTGGAGAAAGGCAAAGTATTTAATGGATGCAGGCATGTTATTAATTTTACCTTGGTTTTGAAGATCAGTGGCAAGGGGTTATAAAGTATGGAAATGCCAAATTCCAGGCAATGAGAAGGTTTTAGGAACATAACCAGCATAAGCAGGTTAGCATCACTTGTACTTTGGGCAGGTGCTGTGAGCTGTTTCAGATCTAGATTTAGAAATACTTCTTCCTTTGAacagcagcactcaggagttgAAGGAGCTCATGGTTGCCAGAGGTCACAAGACAAGTGGCTTATAGCACCCAGCAGAAATACTGGAACATTACTGCACACTTTACTTTTGGGGGAATGTTTGTGAGTTGAgatttgtttcattctttctttctctgctttcctctgccagtctctccttcctttctgggaTACAAGTGGCTACTGAATTTCCTTGCCATTCCCATCTGGTCCAAGGTATTTGCACCCAGAGTTAAGTTAAAAAGTGCAGCTGAGCCTCAGCCAAAACCCAGGATAAGCCCTGGTGGTGAATGCGGGTTTCAGTTCTGTTCCAATCTCAGATTTACTCAGCTATTTTCCTGGTAGTTGCTTTTCATCATATTGCTATCTGGGGCTAAAAATAATCTATGTTTCTACATAGCTGGCAACCAGAAGAGTTTTGGGGAAacacttgaaaaatcaaaactggATATCTCCGTTTTTGTCACATCCCTAACATTTGACATTTTCTGAGATAATgctgtaaaatttttaaaaaggacattaGTGCaccaaatttatttaaaacttgGAGATCTGTTACATTTGAGGAATAGATGTCTTAAAGATTGCTTTATGAAAATGCTTTCAAGCCTATCACTATTTCTGCCATCTAACATTCAGGTGACCTTCTTTCTAAGCATTGTAGCACTGATTCTTTGCTTTGTCAGCAGGTCACTCGCTGACAGTGTTCTCTGTGAATTTCGTTATGTTTAACTCCACCTATAATTGGTTTCTGCAGTTTTACACTGCGGTTGCTTAACTTGTCTAATGAGACACGAATCAGTCAGCGTAGCTGCTTGTGTTACTTTGCAGAGCTGAGTGAATTCTAGAAATTCACAGAGAACCTGCTAGGCTAGAATCTGCTTCTCTTGTAGGTTTTTAACCTCAGCAGTTCTGAATCCTGTGGGGATAAGAATTCCTGTTAGGTGTTTCCACTGAACAAGAGAAAGACAATGAACGAGTGTGATTTTACTAAGGTAACTGCAGCCATTTTCCATATGCTGGGTGGGTCTTCTCATCTGTTTCATCATCTGCTAATGCCCTCTGGAAATAGTCTCAAAATTGATGCTGTGGATTAATTCACCATAATGTACACCTTGACAATggtcatttttctcatttgttggtTGCTTATGACAACTTATGTCAGAGTGGCTGTGAGAACCCATGGAggctgcatgtgtgtgagcagcCAGCATTCTTGGCTCCTCAGGTTCCTTTTCTACAGAACACTGATGATGGTGGATCCTGGAATCTCAATGAGGGGCTAAAGTGAGAGGCACGGAACCAATGGCTCCCATTCCCACTTCTGTCAACAGGCTGTGAGATAAGTCCCCAAGTTTTCAATCCTTTTCAATGCCATGTCTTCATAAAGGGTTCAGCTGGATCCATATTTTCTCCCATGGTCAAGAGGGCAAGAGAAAATACTAATGAAGGCCACACGTGTGAGGCCTGGAATGTCCAGCTCTCTGTCAGCGTGCTGTGACTGCAAGGAGGAAACAAGATTTGAAAGGAGAGTAGTGAAGTGAAGTAAATTATGATCCTAACTGTACCCAGAACATATTTTTCCACCAAGCAACTTTATGCTCTTGAGGAGTTGTCAATGAAAACAGATTCAACCACTAATGCCCAGTTAGGCAGGAGTCAGTTATTGTGTTACCATTCTTACTGTTCCTCAGGGAGTGGGACCTTATTTGGGTATTTAACATTACTTGGGAATGTTCTCCTGTATTCTCTTGGTTACATGTGGTAAGTGTATTCCAGGAACTTACATGGACAGAGAGCTTTGATGTGTCACACCACTGTGAGGTTGA
This DNA window, taken from Cricetulus griseus strain 17A/GY chromosome 2, alternate assembly CriGri-PICRH-1.0, whole genome shotgun sequence, encodes the following:
- the Asph gene encoding aspartyl/asparaginyl beta-hydroxylase isoform X5, producing MTEDKEGKHGGHKNGRRGGISGGSFFTWFMVIALLGVWTSVAVVWFDLVDYEEVLARAKDFRYNLSEVLQGKLGVYDADGDGDFDVDDAKVLLEGPGGLAKRKTKAKANEPSKEELKKEREKAVLSKSEERTRGKKKEDEKKGKKADSDTSRKASPRDKKDREMEKANPDRSAKSKENWRKAAETKAVPNKVASRDKGDRKGRNPSGHAHVAKESNQKRKN
- the Asph gene encoding aspartyl/asparaginyl beta-hydroxylase isoform X3: MTEDKEGKHGGHKNGRRGGISGGSFFTWFMVIALLGVWTSVAVVWFDLVDYEEVLGKLGVYDADGDGDFDVDDAKVLLEGPGGLAKRKTKAKANEPSKEELKKEREKAVLSKSEERTRGKKKEDEKKGKKADSDTSRKASPRDKKDREMEKANPDRSAKSKENWRKAAETKAVPNKVASRDKGDRKGRNPSGHAHVAKESNQKRKN